In Cyanobacteria bacterium FACHB-DQ100, one genomic interval encodes:
- a CDS encoding IS1 family transposase: HRKTLCYSKSVEMLSHSIRLLLHYLKFRDVPIPV; this comes from the coding sequence TGCATCGTAAGACCTTGTGCTACTCGAAGTCAGTGGAGATGCTCAGTCATTCGATTCGCTTGTTACTGCACTACCTCAAATTTCGAGATGTGCCCATTCCAGTCTAA